The segment TCCTGAACGCCAGCCGGGTCTTGCCGACCCCGCCCGTGCCGGTCAAGGTGAGCAGCCGCGCCTTCGACAGCGCCTTTCGCGCCACGGACAGCTCGTGTGTCCGCCCGACAAACGTTGATTTATCCATCAAAAGCGTCATAAGGAGCCCCCGGAAAGGCGATCCCCCTGGTCGCCGGCCCAGGCCGCGGGTCGAACCCGAGCGTGCACAGCATTCACCACCCAGGTTATTCCGTGGACCGTGATCCGGCTTGCCGCCGCTGCCCCTCCGGGCGGCGGCCGAGGACCCGGCCGGCAGCCGAGCGATCGCCGCCTAGAGACCGGTATCTATCAACTGGCCCGAATATCTTGTCGAACCCCTAGAGTGCGGCCTAGTCTCTGGGAGACAACGTTTTCTATCTCTCCGGCCGAAGGCAACACCTCCCGAGGAGAGGTTCATGTCCCCACGCGATCCCCTCGTCAGCCGCCGTACCGCGCTCAAGACCGCGTTCGACACCGTGCTCGCCGCCGGCGCGGGCGCGGCCGTGCTCGCCCGCGCCGAACCCGCCGCCGCTGCCGGCCACCCCGGTCTGCTGCACACCCAGGCCGACTTCGACCGCATGCGGTCCATGGTCAACGCCGGAGCCCAGCCCTGGAAGGCAGGCTGGGACAGGCTCGTGGCCAACTCCCACTCCCAGAGCACCTGGACGCCCAACCCGCAGGCGACGATCATCCGCGGCGGCGACGGGCAGAACTACGGCATCCTCTACAACGACATCCACGCCGCCTACCAGAACGCGCTGCGCTGGAAGGTCAGCGGCAGCACCGCGCACGGCGACAAGGCACGTGACATCCTCAACGTCTGGTCAGGCACGCTCACCACGGTCGCCGGCAACGCCGACCGGTTCCTCGCCGCGGGCATCTACGGTTACCAGTTCGCCAACGTCGGCGAGATCATGCGCGGTTACGGCGGATTCGACCTGGCCCGCTTCCAGCGGATGATGCTCAACGTCTTCCTCCCGCTCAACGAGAGCTTCCTCACCAACCACAACGACGCCTGCATCACCAACTACTGGGCCAACTGGGATCTGTGCACCATGAACTCGATCCTGGCCATCGGCGTGCTCTGCGACCGCCAGGACCTCATCGACCGGGCCGTCACGTACTTCAAGACCGGCGCGGGCAACGGCTCGATCATGCACGCCATCCCGTTCGTGCACAGCGGCGGGCTCGCGCAGTGGCAGGAGAGCGGGCGCGACCAGGGCCACACCATGATGGGCGTCGGCCAGATGGGCGCCTTCTGCGAGATGGCCTGGAACCAGGGCATCGACCTGTACGGTTACGACGGCAACCGGTTCGCCAAGGCGTGCGAGTACATCGCCAAGTACAACCTGGGCGAGGACGTCCCGTTCACCGCCTACACCTGGGGCACCGGCCAGAACTGCGCCCAGCAGACGCAGACCGTGATCTCCTCGGCGAGCCGCGGCGAGGTGCGCCCCGTCTGGGAGACCGTCTACCACCACTACGCGATCAGGCGCGGCCTGCCCATGCCGTACTCGGCCGCGTTCGTCGCCCAGGTGCGGCCGGAGGGCGGCGGCGGTGACTACGGGCCCAACAGCGGCGGCTTCGACCAGCTCGGCTTCGGCACGCTCACGCACGCCAGGGTCCCCGGCACCGCCACCCTCCCGACGGGGACGACCAGGTCGCTGCGCTCGGTGAACTACCCCGCCCGCTACATCAGGCACCAGAACAACCTCGGCTACCTGCACGAGGTGAGCGCCTCCAGCGACGCCCAGACGCGGCAGGACGCCACGTTCACGATCGTGGCGGGCCTCGCCGCGCCGAACGGCTACTCCCTGCGCGCCGCCAACGGGCAGTATCTGCGCCACTCCGGATGGCGGGTGCGACTGGCCGCCGACGACGGGACGGCGCTGTTCAAGGCCGACGCCACCTTCTACGCCGTCCCCGGCACCGCGAGCGGCTCGGTGCGGCTCGAATCGAGCAACTATCCCGGCCGCTTCCTGCGGCACCGCAACTACGAGCTCTGGGTGGACGCCTACGACGGCACCGCCGGGTTCCGCGACGACAGCTCCTTCACGGCCGTCACCGCGTGGGCCTGAACTCCGCGACGGACCGGCGCGGGAAAGATTTAGAAAGTCCAGAACTGCCGGGCGTTCTCCTTGGTCGCCACTTTGACCGGGATCGCCACCGACTTGGCGATGATCTGGCCCCTCGCCGCCTTGATGGCGCTGTCCACCGCCTGCCAGCCCAGCAGCCGCGGCTGCTGGGCGACCGTGGCGGTCAGCGTGCCCGCCTGCACCGCCTTGATGCCGTCCGGCGTGCCGTCGAAGCCGACCACCTTGACCTGCTGCCCCGCCTTCGGCCCCAGGGCCTGGGCCGCGCCCAGCGCCATCTCGTCGTTCTCCGCGAACACCCCCGTGACGTCGGGATGACTCCGGATCAGGCTCGCCATGGCCTGCCGGCCCTTCCCCCTGTGGAAATCGGCCCGCTGCTTGGCGACGACTTTGATGTCCGGGTACGCGGCGATGCCCTCGGCGAAACCCCGGCTGCGGTCGAAGGAGGCGGAGGTGCCGGCCGTGCCCTCGAGCACGACCACCTCGCCCTTTCCGCCGAGCTGCTTGGCCAGCTCCTGGGCGCCCAGCTTGCCGCCGGTCACGTTGTCGGAGGTCAGGGTCTCGGCGACCTCGGCGCCGTTGACCGTGCGGTCGGCCGCGATCACGGGGATGCTGAGCTGGGTGGCGGCCTTGACCGCCGGGCCGACCGCCTTGGAGTCGACCGGGTTGATGATGATCGCCTTCATCTTCTGGCCGGTGAAGCCCTTGATCTGGTCAGCCTGCTGGGCGGTGTCGTTGTGCGCGTCGGTGACGGTCAGCTTGACCCCGAAGTTCTGGGCAGCCGCCTCCGCGCCGTCCCGGAACTGAACGAAATAGGGGTTGTTCAGCGTCGACACGGCCATACCGATATGGAGGTCTCCCGAAGGCTCACGGCCGGCGGACGAACCGCAGGCGGCGAGGCCGAACGCGGCACCGACTATGAGAGTCGCGAGAATTCGCATGATCTTTCTTCTTGTTGGTTCCTGCCCTGCGCCGCAGGGTGCCGACGAGGGCCGCGGTCGCGCCGGTGTCGTAGCCGGCCGCCTGATGCTCCGCCGAGGCCAGACGGGTGGCCGGTACGAGCCGGCCCGCCGCGAAACCGCTGACCAGAGTGTATGTGATGGGTCTCACGCCTGCCGAACGCACGCAGCACGAGGGCGTCGGCGTGGCGGGGGCGTCGTCGGGCCAGGGTCCCGTCGGGGTCCACCAGGACGAACGCGTTCACCGCGGGGTCGGCGGCGGCGATGGCGTCGAGGGCGGCGCGGGCCGCCTCCACCGGGGACACGCCGCCGTCACGGTAGCCGGCGAGGAGCTCGGCGGCGGTCAGCCGGGCCAGATCGTCCACGTGCGTCCCCTCAGCTTCGGTCTCCTCGGCTTCGGTCTCCTCGGCTTCGGTCTCCTCAGTGCGGCGCGGACGGTACGAAGCCGAGGCGCTTGTCGACGACGTTCATCAGGGGTTTGCCGTCGAGCCAGCGCAGGGCGTTCTCCGTGAACTGGCGTGCGAGCGCGCCGGGCCAGCCGGCCGCGTCCCCGGCCATGTGCGCGGACACCACCACGCCGGGCGTCCCCCACAGCGGGTGGTCGTGCGGGAGCGGCTCGGTGTCGAACACGTCCAGGGTCGCGCCCGCGATCCGCCCGGCCGACAGGGCCGCGACCAGGTCAGCCTCGACGACGCAGGGGCCGCGGCCGACGTTGACCAGGTGGGCGGACGGCTTCATCGCGGCCAGGACCTCGGCGTCGACCAGCCCGCGGGTCTCCTCGGTCAGGGGCGTGACCAGGACCACGTGATCGGCCCACCCGACGTGGGCCGCGAGGTCGCCGCTCGGGACGACGGCGCCGAAGTCGGGGTCGTCGGCTCGTGCCGTACGGCCGGCGCCCCGGACGCGCATGCCGACGGCGCGCAGCAGCCGGGCGGTCTCCCGCCCGATGGCGCCGGTGCCCACGATCAGCGCGGTGCTGTCCGCCACCGTCAGGGTCTCGCGATGCCGCCAGGTACGCGCGAGCTGCAGATCATGACTGCGATGGACGTCCTTGGCGAAGGCGAGCACCGAGCCGAGCACGAACTCGGCGATGGGCCGGTCGAAGACGCCCCTGGCATTGGTGACCACGACGTCGGAGCCGACGAGCGCGTCGAACAGCAGCCGGTCCACGCCGGCCGCCGCCACGTGGATCCAGCGCAGCGCGCACGCCCGGTCCCACACCTCGCGCACAGCGGTGGAGAAGCAGTCCCACAGGAGCAGCGCGTGCGCCCCCTCGATCGCCGCCGGCAGGCCCGCGTGATCGCAGTAGCGGACGGTCACCCGCTCCTCCACGGCCGCCATGTGCGGGGGACGGCTGTCCGCCCCGCCGCAGAGCACGGTGATGACGGGACGGTGGGCGGGTCCCGCCACAGGCGCCTCCCGGTCGTTCGCGGTCTTCCGGCGGCCCGGGCCGGACGGGACCGCCCGGCCACCTGAGCCGCCGACCAACGTAGGAACGCCGGACCGGGGATGTCAACAATCCTCGATCTCTCGGTTCAGGAGATCGGGACGTCGGGGACGGTGCCGAGGCCCTCCGCCTCCAGGGTGATCGACCGCGCCGAGTCGGCGGGGGCGGGGAAGTAGACGTAGCTCCTGTTGACCTCGCCCTTCTCCAGGGTCAGCACGGAGTTCTCGACGAACTCGGTGCTCATCTTCAGCGGCAGGTACCGCGCCTGCGTCGCCGGGTCGATCAGGCTGATCGTGCCGTAGTCCGAACCGGAGGAGAACGCGTGCGACCCGCCGCTGAACGGCCCCGGCACCGGGATGAACATCTCCGAGCTCTCCAGCACGACGTCGAAGGCCGCCACCAGGTAGGCGCCGTCGCGGTAGAACGGGTGAACGTCCACCCGCAGCCGGTCGCTGAAGTGCTTCACGCTCAGCGAGCCCACCACCGGACCCGCGTCGGCGCGGAACGGGGCGGGTCCGCGCACCGAGCCGCGCACCTTGTCCACCGGCGGTCCGGTCGTGGTGGTCGTGCCGGGCAGGTCCTGCTTGATCTGGTAGGAGATCTCGACGCGGCGGTTGCGGGCGCGGCCCTCGGGGTTGTCGCTGCCGTCCTGCTTGGTGTTGTCGGCGATCGGCTCGCTCTCGCCCTTGCCCGTGGCCTTGTAGACGTACGCGTCGCCGAGCTTGCCTGCGAGGTACCCGCGTACCGCCTCCGCCCGCTTCACCGAGAGGTTCTGGTTGTAGGCGGGCTCGCCCTTGCTGTCGGTGTGCCCCTCGATGAGGATCGGCGGCTTGGCCGGGTCGGCCCGCACGCGGGTCTCCTCGACCACCTCGTCCAGCACGGAGGCGGCCTTGTCCGACAGATCCGCCTTGTCGAAGCGGAACAGCACGTCCGTGCGCAGCCCGATCGTCTCCTGGGCGCCCTGCTGCTCCGTCGTCCTCTGCGGGGTCTCGATCAGCTCGTGCACGTCGGAGACCCCCGACCAGATCTTGCCCGACGGCGGCACCACGGGCCACTGGAACGTCGAGCCGGCAGCGGGTGTGTCCGTCTCGTCGCGCTGCCTGGCGACGGGCGGGGCGGCGCCGTCGGTGACCGGCACGCCGGTGAACGGGGCCATGGCCATGTCCGGCACGATCGAGACCTGCCGGACCCCGGCCGGCAGCGGCGGGAAGTACACCTCGACGGGGTAACGCACGCCGGCACGGAAGTCGTCGGGATAGTTCTCCGTGGTGGGCGTGCCGTGACGGGTGCCGAACGCCCTGCCCTCGGCGTCGTACTCCCGCAGCGTGAAGTAGACCTTCCTGCCGACCGGGTCGAACAGCCGGAACTTGCCGAAGCTCACGCTCTGCGTAGGTAACCCGTCGTAGCCGAAGTCGCCGCTGGAGCCGCCCTCGCCGGTGGCCGTGATCTCCATCTTGAGCACGGTGAGGTCGCTGCCGCGCTCGAGCGCCTTGACCTCCACCTTGAACGGGTTCGAGCCGTGCAGGCCCACCAGCCCTTCCCGGACGAGGGTTCCGGCAGGGGCCGCGCTCGCCGACGGCGACCTGGCCGCGGACGGCGACCCGGTCACGGAGGGCGAGGCAGGCGGGGGCGTCGTCGCAGGCGCAGTCCGATTCCCGGTGGTCGGCGAGTGAGCTCCGCACGCGCAGAGCACCGCGGCGGCGAGCAGGAGGACCGTCGTTCGGGTGGTACGCATCGACACAAATCTCCGCGAGGCGATCAAGATCGGTCAGGTGTAGGAATTAGACGCAGGGCCTCACGTTCTTGTTCGCCTCATTTGACCTGCGGACGTCGCGATTCCCGGCCGGACATGGCGAGAGCACGGTCGCCGGGTCCTCGCCTGGCGATCGTGCTCTCCGTCCGGGCCGGGGCCCGTGTCCCTCACTGGGGCATCAGGACCTTGTCGACCACGTAGACGACGGCGTTGCTCGTGTGGATGCCGCCACAGACGATCTTGGCGCCGTTGATCGTGAGGTTCTCACCGGAACCCTTCACGGTCAGCTCGCCGCCCTGCAGCGTCTTGAGCGTGGCGCCCGAAAGGTCGGCCGGCTCCTTCTTGCCCTCCACCACGTGGTAGTTGATGGCTTTGACCAGTTTCTCCTTGTCGGCCATGACCTTGTCCCGGGCCTCCTTCGGGATCGCGTCGAACGCCTTGTTGTCAGGCGCGAAGACCGTGATGTCTTTGGCGGAGTTCAGATTCTCCTCCAGCCCGGCCTTCTTCACCGCGGCCGAGAACGTGGAGAGCTCGGTGACCTGCGAGAGGGCGGTGGCGACCGGCTTGTCCGCGATGCCGGACAGTTCGCTCTCCATTGCGGAGCAGCCAGGCCCGGACGGGGTCGCGGTGGCGCCCGGCGACACCTCTCCGGGTGACGGTGAGACCTCGGGCATGGTGGAGGTCTCCTCCGGCGCCGGCGAGGTTTCCGGCATGGACGTCTCCGACGGTTCCGGCGTGGGCGTACGAACGTAAGCATGGGCGACGGTGCCGGCGGTGCTGGCGGTCAGCGCCAGCGCCGCCGCGAGAAGCACTCGTTTCACTGTGATCCCCCCGATTTCGATCGGTCCCGGGCTCGCGCCTGGGTCCTTCTCCAGTTTCGGGGGCCGTTGAGAACACACAAGTTACATTTCGCCTAAGACGGCACAAAAGTGATATGTCACAACTTTGCGCACCAAACGGTGTGGCCCGCGGCCCGTGCCCCGGGGACGGGCTCTGTTCGCGCTGCGACCGCCCAGAGCCCGTCGTCTCACTCGGCGTCCGGCGATCTAGCAGTTGGGTGCCACAGCGTCGATCTTGCCGCCGAAGTCGTCCTTGTACACCCTGCGGTAGTCGCCGTCACGGACGACGCGGGTCTCCTTTCTGTCGGGAACGCTGATCCAGTTGATGAAGCAGCCGTCGGCGTGGGCGATGAAGGACCCCACGTTGTCGTGGAGCGCCGGGGGCACGTCCACGTAGCCGTGGTCCGGGCTCCAGCACCACGACGCGCCGGAGTAGTCCCGCCCGCTCCACAGGCAGATGTCACCGGACGTCCTGGAGGCGGGGGCGGCCGCTGTGGCCGGGGTGGCGCAGGCCACCATGGCGAGCGCGATGGCGCCGGCGCCTGTTGCGATCCGCATGCCGCGTGTCGTCGACCTCATTGCCGTGTCTCCTCGTGTTCGTGCTGTTCGGGGGAGAGCCGCCTGAGCAGCTCGCATCACAGCATGTAACAGATCCGACACGCTCCGCTTCTCCACGTCGGATAGAAGATCCCGGACCTGCGGTCGGGGAGAACTGGCGGCCGGGTCATAGCGACACGCCCGCGAGCTCAGGCCGGCTTGTGGCGCTGATAGTGGCGGGCGACACGGGTGCGGTTGCCGCAGCGGGCGGCCGAGCACCAGCGGCGGCGCGGATGGGCCGGCAGGAACAGCAGCACGCAGTCGTGGGCCTCGCACTGGCGGACCCGGGTGACCGCCGGGTCGGCCAGCAGGCCGGCGGCGGCCTCGGCCAGCCATGCCGCCAGCCGGGCCCCGGGGGAGCCGGTGCGGCGGAGGGTCGCCGTGACCGCCTCGCCGTTCCAGGCGAGCTCGCTGATGGCGGGCGCCTCGCGCTGGGCCCGGTTCAGGTGCTCCAGGTCCTCGGCAGGGGGCGGAGTGGCGTTGCGGGCGTGCTCGACGGCGCCGGCGGTGTGCTCGCGTACGGCGTGGACGGCGGCCAGATCGGCGGCGGTGAGCTCGGCGGCGGCGAGCTCTCGAGCCTCGGGGAACCGGTCGGCCTGCAGGCCCAGCCAGGCACGCAGGTCGTCGGGCGTGGCCAGGAGGTCGCCGGTGGCCGGGCGGGTGTTGACCAGGTCCAGCGCCAGCGGCTCCCCGGTCAGGGGGACGAGATCGCTCATGCCTCTAATGGTATCAAGCCGGATTGACGCATTAGGGAGAAGTAGGCTATATCTAATGCATCATCCCGCTTGAAAGGCATTAGAGATGTCGATCGCCCGTACCGTCCACCGTCACCTCGACGTCGACGACGTCCGCGTCTTCTACCGGGAGTCGCTGCCCGACCGGGACGACGCGCCCGTGCTGCTGCTCCTGCACGGCTTCCCGTCCGCCTCGCACCAGTTCCGCCGCCTCATCGACGCCCTCGGAGCCCGCTACCGGCTGATCGCCCCCGACTACCCGGGTTTCGGTCACACCCAGGCTCCGGAGGGCTTCACCTACTCCTTCGACCGCCTCGCCGACGTGATGGAGGGCTTCGTCCAGCGGCTCGGCCTGACCCGGTTCGCCATGTACGTCTTCGACTTCGGCGCCCCCGTCGGCTTCCGCCTCGCCGAGCGGCACCCCGAACGGATCGCGGGACTGGTCGTCCAGAACGGCAACGCCTACGCCGAAGGACTGTCGCAGGCGGCCCGCGACTTCGTCGCGCTGCGCCCCGAGACGCCGGGCGCCGAGAAGACGGTCCGCGACCTGCTCACGCCGTCCGGCACCCGCTTCCAGTACGAGAGCGGCGTCGCCCACCCCGAACTGCTGGCCCCCGACGGGTGGACCCTCGACCAGCACTTCCTGGACCTGCCCGGGCGCAAGGAGGCCCAGGTGGCGCTCGCGTTCGACTACCACACCAACGTCGAGAGCTACGACCGCTGGCAGGCGTGGCTGCGCCGGCACACGCCGCCCACCCTCATCGTCTGGGGCACCGGCGATCCGTTCTTCCCCGAGCCCGGAGCCCGCGCTTACCTGCGCGACGTGCCCGACGCCGAACTCCACCTTTTCGAGACCGGCCATTTCGCCCTGGAGACGCATCTGGCCGACATCGCCCCGCTCGTCGCCGGTTTCCTCGACCGCGTGTGGTGCGAGAAGTCCTGAAACTCCCGCCGCCCGCGTCTCTTCACCGGAACTGACTGTCAGAAATGCCGCGTGTGCTGACCGCATAACAGAACGGCAGCTCATCATGATTGGTGGAGTAACGGGTTTATATTTCTGGTGCTCTCATTGCTGGAGGCGTGTCTGATATATACCTTTGTATGGCGGTAAGTGAATATTGACGGTGGCGACACGCCCGTCGTAGCCTGCGGGTGCATCGAAGCTGATCTTCCTGAGCGCTCTGCGGGGGGCCCGCTCACAGGTTTTTGAATGCGGGGGGCCAAGCATGTTCTTTTCGGCTGCCGTCAATTGCGCAAGAGTTGGTGAGAAGACCATATGAGGCGCCCCGCTGTGGCCATTACCGGCGGCGCCGGTTTTCTCGGCTCCCATCTTTGTGAGCGGTTTCTGGCTGAAGGTTACCGCATTTACTGTGTTGACAATTTTCTCACCGGAGCGGTCGCCAACGTCGAGCACCTCATGGCCGACGACCGCTTCCGGCTGATCCGCACCGACGTGTCCCAGCACCTGGTGCTCGCGGACCCGGTCGACGCCGTCCTCCACTTCGCCTCGCCGGCCTCGCCCACCGACTACCTCCGGCTGCCCATCGACACGCTCAGGGTCGGCTCCAGCGGCACCTTCAACGCGCTCGAGCTGGCCAAGGAGAAGGGCGCCCGGTTCGTCCTCGCCTCCACGTCGGAGACGTACGGCGACCCGCTGATCCACCCCCAGCCGGAGACCTACTGGGGCAACGTGAACCCGGTCGGCCCGCGCGGCGTCTACGACGAGGCCAAGCGCTTCGCCGAGGCCATGACCATGGCCTTCCGGCGGGCCTGCGGCGTCGACACCGCGATCCTGCGGATCTTCAACACGTTCGGCCCCAGGATGCGGCCGTTCGACGGCCGCGCGATCCCGACGTTCATCAGGCAGGCGCTGCTCGGCGAGCCGATCACCGTGTCGGGCGACGGCAGCCAGACCCGGTCGATCTGCTACGTGGACGACCTGGTCGAGGGCGTCTTCCGCGTCTTCAACTCGGACATGGACGGCCCCGTCAACCTGGGCAACCCGCATGAGATCTCCATGCTCTCCCTGGCCGAGTGGATCAAAGAGCTCACCGGCTCCGCATCGGAGATCACGTTCGTGCCGCGGCCACAGGACGACCCCAAGATCCGCCGTCCCGACATCACGCTCGCGACGACCCGTCTGGGCTGGTCGCCCAAGACGCCCATCGAGGACGGGCTGCGGCACACCATTGCCTGGTTCCAGGAGCATCCGCAGCTCTGGACCGTGGGCAACCTGGCACGCACGGCCTCCTGAGACGACGGGCGGCGGACGACGCACATGAGCACCACTGCGGGGGTCGGCTACACCGACCTGTTCAGACAGGATCGTTCCCAGCCGCATTGGGCCTACGACTACGCGCGGCGCCTGATGGAGCGGCACGGGCCGGAGCGGCGCGTGGTGATCCAGACCAGCATGTCGCCCAGCGGCTGGTTCCACGTCGGCAACTTCCGCGACACCGCCTGCGCGTACCTGGTCCACCGGGCGCTGCGGCGGCTGGGGCAGGACTCGCTGATCCTGCTCAGCTTCGACGACTACGACCCCATCCGCCCCAGTCAGGCCGCCCGCGACCCGGAGCTGGCCGGGTACGGGGCCCGCCCGCTGGGCGCCGCCACCGAGCGCAGCAGGCGGATCTGCCGCCGCTACATCGCCGAGTTGAAGCGCATGGGCATCTGCCCGGCGGAGGCCGACGCCGACGGCCGCACCCCGGCGGACTCCGACTGGCAGACCCACTACCAGCACGGACGCTACCTCGCCGGCACCTACGTGCCGCTCCAGCGGCGCTACCTCCGCGCCGCGGGCCGGCTCGGCAAGCTCCTCGGGCAGGCGCCCGAGCACCTGTTCAGCGTGTACTGCGAGCAGTGCGGCCGGGGCGGCACGCGTACGCTCAGGCTCGGCCGCGACCGGGTGCGCTACGCCTGCGACTCCTGCGGCGCTCTCGCCAGCACGCGGCGCACCGAGCTGGTCAAGCCGGCGTGGGCGCTCGACTGGACGCTGCGCGTCACCCACGAGCGCATCGACTGCGAGCCGGCGGGCCAGGACCACTGCAGCGCGGGCAGCACGATGGACCGCACCCGGGCGATCTACCGCGAGTACCTGCGCGCGCACCAGCCGGTGATCGTGCCCTACGGCCTGGTCCGCCAGTCGAGCGACAGCGGGAAGGTGTCGGGCTCGCGTGGGGGCGGCATGACGCTCGCCGACCTCATGCGGGTGATGCCGCCCCGGCTGATCCTGTTCCTGTACGGCAGGCCGAACTGCCTGTCCGACTTCCGCATCAGCCTGGACTTCGCCCCGTTCGTCGCCGCCTACGACGCCTACGACCGCTTCCTGGCCCGGGTGCGGGCGGGGGAGCGGCGGGCGACGGCGCTGCACGATCTCATCGCCGGCGAGGGCGAGGAGGCCGGCCCGCTGCCGGGGATGCGGCACGTGCTCGGGCTGCTCCAGTCCCACTGCTACGACGTGGAACGTGTCATCGCCCGGCTCGGGCCGGCCGCCGCCGAACGGGTGCGCCACGCCCACGCCTGGCTGGCCCACGACAGCCGCCGCCGGGGCCACCGCTGGATCGACCGGACGTCCGAGGCCGAGCCCGGGGACCTGCTCGTGGATGGGGACCTGCCGGAACGCTGGACCCGCGCGTCGTACCGGACGCTCTACCTGACCCTGTTCGGCACCGAGTCGGGGCCGCCGCTGCGACGGCTGGAGGAGAGCTTCGGCAGGGCCGGGCTCGTCGCCGCCGTGCGCGCCTACGCCGACCGCGCCGAGCGCCCGCTGCGTGAACGGGTGCTCGGCCGGCTCAGGCCGGGTGATGCCGATGCGGGTTGAGATCGTCGACCCCACGGTGCAGCCGGTGCCCGCCGACTGGGAGCTCTTCCGCAAGCAGCAGGGCCTGATCGCGGCCTGGCAGGCGGACGCGCTGACCACCGTCGCCTGGTGCTCCACCCGCCCCATCCGGCTGGGGATCGTGCGTGACGGGGGCCAGGTGGCCGCGCTGTTCACCGGCGAGGTGGCCGGGCTGCCGCCCAGCCGGGGCAGATACGCCGAG is part of the Nonomuraea helvata genome and harbors:
- a CDS encoding AbfB domain-containing protein; translated protein: MSPRDPLVSRRTALKTAFDTVLAAGAGAAVLARAEPAAAAGHPGLLHTQADFDRMRSMVNAGAQPWKAGWDRLVANSHSQSTWTPNPQATIIRGGDGQNYGILYNDIHAAYQNALRWKVSGSTAHGDKARDILNVWSGTLTTVAGNADRFLAAGIYGYQFANVGEIMRGYGGFDLARFQRMMLNVFLPLNESFLTNHNDACITNYWANWDLCTMNSILAIGVLCDRQDLIDRAVTYFKTGAGNGSIMHAIPFVHSGGLAQWQESGRDQGHTMMGVGQMGAFCEMAWNQGIDLYGYDGNRFAKACEYIAKYNLGEDVPFTAYTWGTGQNCAQQTQTVISSASRGEVRPVWETVYHHYAIRRGLPMPYSAAFVAQVRPEGGGGDYGPNSGGFDQLGFGTLTHARVPGTATLPTGTTRSLRSVNYPARYIRHQNNLGYLHEVSASSDAQTRQDATFTIVAGLAAPNGYSLRAANGQYLRHSGWRVRLAADDGTALFKADATFYAVPGTASGSVRLESSNYPGRFLRHRNYELWVDAYDGTAGFRDDSSFTAVTAWA
- a CDS encoding substrate-binding domain-containing protein, whose product is MRILATLIVGAAFGLAACGSSAGREPSGDLHIGMAVSTLNNPYFVQFRDGAEAAAQNFGVKLTVTDAHNDTAQQADQIKGFTGQKMKAIIINPVDSKAVGPAVKAATQLSIPVIAADRTVNGAEVAETLTSDNVTGGKLGAQELAKQLGGKGEVVVLEGTAGTSASFDRSRGFAEGIAAYPDIKVVAKQRADFHRGKGRQAMASLIRSHPDVTGVFAENDEMALGAAQALGPKAGQQVKVVGFDGTPDGIKAVQAGTLTATVAQQPRLLGWQAVDSAIKAARGQIIAKSVAIPVKVATKENARQFWTF
- a CDS encoding D-2-hydroxyacid dehydrogenase produces the protein MAAVEERVTVRYCDHAGLPAAIEGAHALLLWDCFSTAVREVWDRACALRWIHVAAAGVDRLLFDALVGSDVVVTNARGVFDRPIAEFVLGSVLAFAKDVHRSHDLQLARTWRHRETLTVADSTALIVGTGAIGRETARLLRAVGMRVRGAGRTARADDPDFGAVVPSGDLAAHVGWADHVVLVTPLTEETRGLVDAEVLAAMKPSAHLVNVGRGPCVVEADLVAALSAGRIAGATLDVFDTEPLPHDHPLWGTPGVVVSAHMAGDAAGWPGALARQFTENALRWLDGKPLMNVVDKRLGFVPSAPH
- a CDS encoding OmpA family protein, whose protein sequence is MRTTRTTVLLLAAAVLCACGAHSPTTGNRTAPATTPPPASPSVTGSPSAARSPSASAAPAGTLVREGLVGLHGSNPFKVEVKALERGSDLTVLKMEITATGEGGSSGDFGYDGLPTQSVSFGKFRLFDPVGRKVYFTLREYDAEGRAFGTRHGTPTTENYPDDFRAGVRYPVEVYFPPLPAGVRQVSIVPDMAMAPFTGVPVTDGAAPPVARQRDETDTPAAGSTFQWPVVPPSGKIWSGVSDVHELIETPQRTTEQQGAQETIGLRTDVLFRFDKADLSDKAASVLDEVVEETRVRADPAKPPILIEGHTDSKGEPAYNQNLSVKRAEAVRGYLAGKLGDAYVYKATGKGESEPIADNTKQDGSDNPEGRARNRRVEISYQIKQDLPGTTTTTGPPVDKVRGSVRGPAPFRADAGPVVGSLSVKHFSDRLRVDVHPFYRDGAYLVAAFDVVLESSEMFIPVPGPFSGGSHAFSSGSDYGTISLIDPATQARYLPLKMSTEFVENSVLTLEKGEVNRSYVYFPAPADSARSITLEAEGLGTVPDVPIS
- a CDS encoding fasciclin domain-containing protein — encoded protein: MKRVLLAAALALTASTAGTVAHAYVRTPTPEPSETSMPETSPAPEETSTMPEVSPSPGEVSPGATATPSGPGCSAMESELSGIADKPVATALSQVTELSTFSAAVKKAGLEENLNSAKDITVFAPDNKAFDAIPKEARDKVMADKEKLVKAINYHVVEGKKEPADLSGATLKTLQGGELTVKGSGENLTINGAKIVCGGIHTSNAVVYVVDKVLMPQ
- a CDS encoding peptidase inhibitor family I36 protein; translation: MRIATGAGAIALAMVACATPATAAAPASRTSGDICLWSGRDYSGASWCWSPDHGYVDVPPALHDNVGSFIAHADGCFINWISVPDRKETRVVRDGDYRRVYKDDFGGKIDAVAPNC
- a CDS encoding CGNR zinc finger domain-containing protein; its protein translation is MSDLVPLTGEPLALDLVNTRPATGDLLATPDDLRAWLGLQADRFPEARELAAAELTAADLAAVHAVREHTAGAVEHARNATPPPAEDLEHLNRAQREAPAISELAWNGEAVTATLRRTGSPGARLAAWLAEAAAGLLADPAVTRVRQCEAHDCVLLFLPAHPRRRWCSAARCGNRTRVARHYQRHKPA
- a CDS encoding alpha/beta hydrolase; this encodes MSIARTVHRHLDVDDVRVFYRESLPDRDDAPVLLLLHGFPSASHQFRRLIDALGARYRLIAPDYPGFGHTQAPEGFTYSFDRLADVMEGFVQRLGLTRFAMYVFDFGAPVGFRLAERHPERIAGLVVQNGNAYAEGLSQAARDFVALRPETPGAEKTVRDLLTPSGTRFQYESGVAHPELLAPDGWTLDQHFLDLPGRKEAQVALAFDYHTNVESYDRWQAWLRRHTPPTLIVWGTGDPFFPEPGARAYLRDVPDAELHLFETGHFALETHLADIAPLVAGFLDRVWCEKS
- a CDS encoding UDP-glucuronic acid decarboxylase family protein; the protein is MRRPAVAITGGAGFLGSHLCERFLAEGYRIYCVDNFLTGAVANVEHLMADDRFRLIRTDVSQHLVLADPVDAVLHFASPASPTDYLRLPIDTLRVGSSGTFNALELAKEKGARFVLASTSETYGDPLIHPQPETYWGNVNPVGPRGVYDEAKRFAEAMTMAFRRACGVDTAILRIFNTFGPRMRPFDGRAIPTFIRQALLGEPITVSGDGSQTRSICYVDDLVEGVFRVFNSDMDGPVNLGNPHEISMLSLAEWIKELTGSASEITFVPRPQDDPKIRRPDITLATTRLGWSPKTPIEDGLRHTIAWFQEHPQLWTVGNLARTAS